A single genomic interval of Astyanax mexicanus isolate ESR-SI-001 chromosome 4, AstMex3_surface, whole genome shotgun sequence harbors:
- the LOC111191997 gene encoding golgin subfamily A member 6-like protein 22 — protein MDGILSRLRFFSSRSESRNLERWRREERWREEEKLQQIHREIKEAERRMKKMQRKIDEKKKEENRMNLQVKKRRRKQEAEPLKKRRGMPMEEEELHLKEQREGEELLQLRKLMEELHLREQREKEELLRLRKLMEEELHLKEQRKREELQLKNQRKREELWLGSKKGVQVQQKYVRDPEEKLAVPGTPSTRLAEPNEQQNQAFDRVKAAYRAYMEALTPEPLENTRRTLDSIELKLKEIQIQISGGLVPDLGPVPVPGPVSVPGPVELTVRKEQIQNTKERKEKRKAVSARPEKEKERDDLRREIEDLWTRATHEKEETRDKLEEEKEKAKLEELEDSFHKMEREMERLRKEMKEKETSLQEELERKREREREETERKREREREETERKREREREDMERKRELEREEMERKIAERERQLQEELQKRRREIEMERERQKEVERERQERQRQAEERLREMERMMKEEEEKILKIEEEQWKERRLEMERRKEEELRAAEERLQEMERWMKEEMEREEEKLREKEKQMEEMMKSEQQEKERRERERVEKLEREMEERRKEMEREMMKKMEEEERLEREMEERRKEMEREMMKKMEEEERLEREMEERRKEMEREIKKMDEEEELKREMEKTERRKEMERERMMKKMEERRKEMEREMMKKMEEEERLEREMEERRKEMEREIKKMDEEEELKREMEKTERRKEMERERMMKKMEEEERLEREMEERRKETEREMKKMEEEELKREMEKRERRKEMERERMMKKMEEEEEEKLRREMEARRKEMERRMEETIKMEEMKATVEREEEEDADEEMEVQTEEKEESEQKEIDGVMDVVEEVKKERMEREKEVENLQEARVEHMMKEKQRKKERMRKMFAPDGLIFRPQNDGGRCGARKKRENLLKTSSSTDEEEEKKDEEKKEVQQQEPEKPPPSYWPVSTNGKPVVITVQPLHPVPEEDISSTLEEPVLLEQPEEPPEESPRQPSLSGSGLPSSQPSDLEPAPSDAGDDPYLTKERKGVVNWLNKKLQDRHERLMEKSIKKEKKYGHRLRLHPTPTDNRFLPVSEIEQMKREEMQKSERRRQALVNKWNMWEDKRKERKAEKKEKKEEKKKLKEEERRSPENIEKRRKAMEATGNMCPEVDLRPDSERGVDSDQKQDQ, from the exons ATGGACGGCATACTCTCCCGACTGAGGTTCTTCTCCTCCAGGAGCGAGAGCAGAAACCTGGAGAGATGGAGGCGAGAGGAGAggtggagagaggaggagaaactCCAGCAGATCCACAGAGAGATCAAAGAGGCggagaggaggatgaagaagatGCAGAGGAAGATAGacgagaagaagaaggaggagaataGGATGAACCTTCAGGTaaagaagagaaggagaaaacAGGAGGCGGAGCCACTCAAAAAGAGGCGGGGCATGccgatggaggaggaggagcttcaCCTGAAGGagcagagagagggggaggagctTCTTCAGCTCAGGAAGCTAATGGAGGAGCTTCACCTGAGGgagcagagagagaaggaggagctTCTTCGGCTCAGAAAGCTGATGGAGGAGGAGCTTCACCTGAAGGagcagagaaagagggaggagctTCAACTGAAGAaccagagaaagagggaggagctTTGGCTGGGCTCTAAAAAG GGGGTTCAGGTCCAGCAGAAATACGTAAGAGACCCTGAGGAGAAGCTGGCAGTGCCCGGTACCCCCTCCACCCGCCTGGCAGAACCCAACGAGCAGCAGAACCAGGCGTTCGACCGAGTGAAAGCCGCCTACCGCGCCTACATGGAGGCTCTGACACCAGAACCGCTGGAGAACACCAGGAGAACCCTGGACTCCATCGAGCTGAAGCTGAAGGAGATCCAGATCCAGATCTCTGGGGGACTTGTCCCCGATCTTGGACCTGTCCCTGTCCCTGGACCTGTCTCTGTCCCTGGACCCGTTGAGCTGACGGTGAGGAAAGAACAGATCCAGAACACtaaggaaagaaaagagaagagaaaggctGTGAGCGCTCggccagagaaagagaaagagagggatgatctgaggagagagatagaggatcTCTGGACCAGAGCGACACACGAGAAAGAAGAAACAAGGGATAAattagaagaagagaaagagaaggcgAAGCTCGAAGAGCTAGAGGACTCGTTCCACAAGATGGAACGAGAGATGGAGAGACtgagaaaagaaatgaaagagaaagagacgtCTCTACAAGAAGagctggagagaaagagagagcgcgaaAGAgaagagacggagagaaagagagagcgcgaaAGAgaagagacggagagaaagagagagcgcgaaAGAGAAgacatggagagaaagagagagctcgaaagagaagagatggagagaaagatagcggagagagagagacagctgcaggaggagctgcagaagcgccggagagagatagagatggagagagagagacagaaagaggtggagagagagagacaggaaagacAGAGGCAGGCGGAGGAGAGActaagagagatggagagaatgatgaaagaggaggaggaaaagatCCTAAAAATAGAGGAGGAGCAATGGAAGGAGCGGCGCTTGGAGATGGAGAGAAGGAAGGAGGAAGAATTGCGAGCGGCGGAGGAGAGGCTccaggagatggagagatggatgaaagaggagatggagagagaggaggagaaactgagagaaaaggaaaaacagaTGGAGGAAATGATGAAGAGTGAGCAGcaggagaaagaaaggagagaacgagagagggtGGAGAAACTGGAGCgagagatggaggagaggagaaaagagatggAGCGAGAGATGATGAaaaagatggaggaggaggagagattggagcgagagatggaggagaggagaaaagagatggAGCGAGAGATGATGAaaaagatggaggaggaggagagattggagcgagagatggaggagaggagaaaagagatggAGCGAGAGATAAAAAAGATGGATGAGGAGGAGGAATTGAAACGAGAGatggagaaaacagaaaggagaaAAGAGATGGAGCGAGAGAGGATGATGAAAAAGAtggaggagaggagaaaagagatggAACGAGAGATGATGAaaaagatggaggaggaggagagattggagcgagagatggaggagaggagaaaagagatggAGCGAGAGATAAAAAAGATGGATGAGGAGGAGGAATTGAAACGAGAGatggagaaaacagaaaggagaaAAGAGATGGAGCGAGAGAGGATGATGAaaaagatggaggaggaggagagattggagcgagagatggaggagaggagaaaagagacgGAGCGAGAGATGAaaaagatggaggaggaggaaTTGAAACGAGagatggagaaaagagagaggagaaaagagatggAGCGAGAGAGGATGATGAAAAagatggaggaggaagaggaggagaaactGAGGCGAGAGATGGAGGCGAGgagaaaagagatggagagaaggatGGAGGAAACCATTAAGATGGAGGAGATGAAGGCGACagtagaaagagaagaagaagaagatgctgATGAAGAAATGGAGGTACAgacagaggagaaagaggagTCTGAGCAGAAGGAAATTGATGGAGTGATGGATGTGGTGGAGGAGGTGAAGaaagagaggatggagagagagaaggaggtggAGAATCTCCAGGAAGCGAGGGTGGAGCACATGATGAAAGAGAAGCAGAGGAAGAAGGAGCGAATGAGGAAGATGTTTGCTCCGGATGGACTCATCTTCCGCCCGCAGAACGATGGCGGTCGCTGTGGCGCCCGAAAGAAGCGGGAGAACCTCCTAAAGACCTCGTCATCCACCGacgaagaggaggagaagaaggatgAGGAGAAGAAAGAGGTACAGCAGCAGGAGCCTGAGAAACCTCCACCTTCCTACTGGCCCGTTTCCACCAACGGAAAACCGGTGGTCATCACGGTCCAGCCCCTTCACCCTGTTCCTGAAGAGGACATCAGCTCCACCTTGGAGGAGCCTGTTCTCCTAGAACAACCAGAAGAACCACCCGAAGAATCACCTAGGCAACCGTCTCTAAGCGGATCAGGGCTACCATCGTCCCAACCCAGCGATCTGGAACCTGCTCCTTCTGATGCTGGAGATGATCCTTACCTGACGAAGGAGAGGAAAGGTGTGGTGAACTGGCTCAACAAGAAGCTCCAGGATCGCCACGAGCGACTGATGGAGAAAAGCATCAAAAAGGAGAAGAAGTACGGCCACAGACTTCGCCTACACC CAACTCCCACTGATAACAGGTTCCTCCCCGTCTCCGAGATCGAGCAGATGAAGAGGGAGGAGATGCAGAAGAGCGAGAGGAGGAGGCAGGCCCTGGTGAATAAGTGGAACATGTGGGAGGATAAAAGAAAGGAGAGGAAAgcagagaagaaagaaaagaaggaggagaagaagaagctgaaggaggaggagaggaggagtccTGAGAATATAGAGAAAAGGAGGAAGGCGATGGAGGCCACGGGGAATATGTGTCCTGAGGTAGACCTGAGG ccggactcTGAGAGGGGGGTGGATTCAGACCAGAAGCAAGACCAGTGA